Genomic DNA from Corylus avellana chromosome ca4, CavTom2PMs-1.0:
CGAGAGGTAACAATACCTGAGATCTTTTTGTGAGGAGTTCTAGTTTGTTTCCCCAATTGGCCTGGGCCACACTTTCCTTTATCAGCCTGATGAATCTTGGGTAGATCAGCTATGGCTTCTGTCTTTGAAATTCTGACCagatcatgaaaatttagatgcCCCAACCGTTGATGCCACAATTCTCCAGTGTCCAGGGTTGCCTTATTACATTTTATTTGAGAAGTTGAGGAGAGACAATAGCAATTGTCAACAGTGCGCTTTCCTCCCATCAACCATTTTCCTTGAGAATCAAATATGCTGCATTTTTTCTTGGAAAACTGGACCACTaaatcataatcacaaaattgaCTGATGCTCAATAAATTTGCCCGGAGACCTTCAACATACAGTACTTCTTGTGGAGTAGGGGGCACCAGATATTTTCACAATTCCTTGACCGATCACCTTCGATTTGCTGCCATCTCCATAAATGATGCTTCCACCTCCTTTGCCTTCTTTAAGCTCTTTGAATAGAGACTTATCACCTGTCATATGTTTTGAACAACCACTATCCAAAAACCACAAACACGAGTTAAGCACACTTAAGGCAGTATGAGCAACAAGACatagatgatctttctttttaacccagGCATGTTCCTTTTGAGGAGGAACTTGCACATTCTCGTCAATCAAATTAAACATATCTTTTATATCAACAGAATTTGACAAAACAGCTAACTTTTCACTAATAAGTTTCACTTGAGcagttaaaacttttagttgatTTCCAATTCCAGGTTCATCTAGTCTAGGGATATTCTTCTGAGACCATGGTTGTTTAGccctaatttgaaaacaatttggtCGAGTATGACCTTTGACACCACAGTGAAAACAAGTAGGGATGAAGTTAGTCCTTACCGgaactttgaatttcaacttatttttcttggtcacaTCTTCTGAACTTTCTTGAGGTAAGCAAGAATTCTCAATTTCCACATCTTTCATTTTAGGTTTCACAAACATGATTTTAGAAGTGGTTGCAACATTTGAAGAAGACGAattaacatgtttattaaaacccaatccagtcctATCAtgtgaatgtttctgatttcctaacatttgattcaatttatcactagaaaatttttttaaatgatcatTCGAATCATTCAAGTCCTTTTCCAGAGATTTCACTTTAGCAATCAGCATGAGATTTTCAGAAGTCAAAATGTTTCGAATAGCTAAACATTCATCCATAGATTtcattaatatttctttttcaagttCAGCTTCTTTCAGATTTTTCATATTCAGCTTGTTCAATTTATCACATTCCACAAACAAGTTATTATAAGCAGTCTATaaatccacctcatcatcagattcaattTCAGATTCATTTATCATATGAGGTGAGTTAACAGTCTGataataattatcataagaagcagtaaaagctaaataattcactcctccttcaacttcttcttcggATTTTTCATCATTCGATTCATCACTCTGAGTGACATTGAAAGCTTTACCTTTGGATTTTTTCTAATTAGCACATTCAATTCGAATATGACCCTGACCCCCACATTCATGACATTTTCGTCCACTAGTGAACTTATCTTTCTGATCAGTCTCTAAGTTCTCACGTGGATTACTTCTAAATTCACCTTTAGGTTTCACAGGAATTTTTTAGCCACGATTTTTAAACCTTCCATTCACGGgtctaaaaaattttctaaattttttagcaaacagggcaaattcttcatcatcaccagaatcctcatcagatgacCCACAAGAattgactttaacattttttgctttgagagcaatgtttttagttttcttgagtttgagtagaattagctcaaaggtctgaagggaacctacaagttcttctactctcatagtatctaagtctttgctctgttgtatagcagcaatttggggaataaacctctcaagcaaagatcttaagatttttttcaccactttagcatcatccattttctttcccaaattaatggtagagtttctaatggcactaagctttgaatagaattcatcaaaagtttcatcttcctgcattctaatctcctcaaactgagaaatcaacatttgaatttttgaagttctaacaaccttagttccttcatgtgtgatttctaaagtttcccaagcttccttagctatttcacatctagaaattctagaaaattcctcatttgaaacagagatgtaaatagcatttatagctttgtcattcgcagtagcattattcttttcctccgttgtccattcagctattgctttgtctggatgtgtccatccagattcaacaatatgccaaacattaatggatttaaagtaagctctcatacgaattttccaaagcgtataatttgttccgtcaaagacgggaagagaattaggagcaaccgtaagagacatttgatatggagtcttggaaaaaaaaaaaaaaaaaattccttcacagagtgaacccgctctgataccaattgaaaattctaaaacgacctccaaacaacacctatccaaatgtctaggtgtttcacatAAATTATCCAGAAAAAGATCTAACCTAGTAGttaaaagatcaaccaaatatagatatgaaataagcaatcaagaacacagatatttggttacgaagaggaaaccatttagagaactctctaaatgtaaaaccttccggggcagccaaacccaggaaatcaatccactataagaagaataaggaatacaagaagaattacaaaacttttgactcttccttgcacacgacaagtgacccacttgacttctacctcagtagccctttccagaacatctggcacaattcttctaaaatATTTCCTTTCACCGAActcgattggcttcacgtatttttttttcacaaataatcTTGAACAATATCTCTCACTCTAAGCACTCTGATTTTGCTCACAAAATACGTACCTTTCAATATAGCAAAATCATGTTTAAATAGAGATTGAAATAACAAACTAgaagccatgtccggacatggataagttggtgtccggacatggctagggttacctATGCGTAAACTAGTGATGTCCAGACATCCTAATTAAAAACGAGCttgctggaaatggggtccggacccagcttttGCTCCGGACCTCCCTATAAAATTGGCGGTCCGGAACCTCTCATTCAAGACAAGGTTTCTGGAAATCAGATCCCGGACCTAGgtcttctggcggtccggacctgctcTTCAAAACAACCTTGCTGGTTTTTATGTCCAGACCTGGCTTCTGGAGGTCCGAACATGCCTCTAGAATCTGTTCATGAACCATGTTGAGGTGATCATTTTCAACAAcgtacatgcaaaccgaatgtgccaaaacctaaactaacaGATTTGATCAATTTTGAATCAAGTTATTCCATAAAAGGTCGAATCCAAATAGTAGATAcaatatttttccataaaaaaaaaaaaaaaaagcctcgtATGGTTATACTTAGGTAAACCAAATCAATCTTTAGAACATAGGCCCATAATTCACAAACCACAAAGAAGTTAGAGATGTTGTACAAAAACTAATTAATCTATAATTTCCCTTAAATATTTGTACCCAAATTCAGCATGGTTGATTGTTCTGTTCTCTTGGAAAGAATAGTCCTCACAAAGTCATCCAATGCTTTGACCGAAGAGCCCCTCTCTTCTCCCTCGTCTCTTACCGCTGACAAAATCTGCTCTTTAACCTCAGCAGCCTTCTTCCTCATACCCTCGCCTTTCCCCTCTCTCTCCATAACCAATTCTATAACCCTCTTCACTTCCTCCCCCACAAGAACACCCTGAATCCCTCTACTCAGCTCCACACTCAAACCCATCTCCTCCACCAGCATCTTTGAATTGTACGCCTGCTCCGCCGCCATCGGCCACCCTATTATCGGCACGCCCTGGCTTAAGCTCTCCAGCACCGAGTTCCAGCCGCAGTGGCTCAGAAAAGCTCCGGTCGATTTGTGGGATAGAATGTCCAGCTGGGGCGCCCAGTTGCGCACCAACAACCCTCGTTTGCTTTCCCTCATTCGTTCTTCAAACCCTTCCGGCAACCATTCTGTTCTGAATCCACCGTTCAGGTCGAATCCAAGCGGGGGCCTTATGACCCAAATGAAAGCTTTTCCGCTCTCCTCCAACCCAATAGCTAATTCCATCATCTGGGAGGCACCGATTGTGTTCTGAGAGCCGAAAGAAATGTAGAGAACCGAATCAGGACTCTGTAAATCAAGCCACTCGATGCATTTTTCAGGAGCCAATCCGGGCTCTTTCCCAGCACGTTGTCTGGAAATACTTGAACGTGAAGAGGAGGACGGGTGTTTGTAAATAGTCCAAACAGGAAGCTTGAGATATTTTCTGAGAAGTTGAAGGCCAAAAGGCTCGATTTCCTCCACCGAGTTACACAACCACCCACAAGACTCCAAACAATGCGAAATCTGCGGCTGCATAAATCTCGACCACATGTCGGCGCCATCCGCAGCTCTTAGAAACTGATGCAGTTGAGAGCGATGGAAACGATAACTTTCAGGAAACCCCGGCATCGGGAACTCGTCGGAATCTGTAGAGCGATGTGGGAGGTTCCGCCACAAAGAGATGTAGGCCATGGTGCCGTAGGCACCACCGGTGGCGAACGTAACATTCACAGTGCCTACACTCTTTGCAACATCAACAGCCCATCCAAAGAACACGTCGGAAATTATACAAATCGGAGGCCGCCCTTCTTTGTCAATGATATCACCGACAAGGCGCCGGAGAGGATCTTTGAGACTCAACGAAGCATGAAAGAGGTTCACAATCTTGTTGAGAGGCAAGTTCTCGGTGTTCTCCGTGTTTGGTGGTAAGTCGTAGTCGGAGCTGCAGAAGGGGAGCTCGGCGAAGCGGAAGGAGGAATTAGAATCGGTAGAAATGGTGGAACGGAGGTACTGGATATTGAGGGCGGTGTTGGCAATGGTTATGGTGAAGCCAGTTCTTCGCTGGATCTGCCTTGCGAGTGCTAAGAATGGTATGAGATGGCCATGGGCCATGTATGGAAGCATGACAATATGCTCATCAGACCCCATCTCTGTCGACGGTAGGGGGAGGTGCAAAGGCTATCTGATCCTTCTGGGCCTCTGGCtggcttttccttttctttctcgtGGCTCtgtttaaactttaaagcaGTATGGATATACAGTTGTTCAGCTTTTAATGGCGATTAATAAAGGGAGGACTTTTTGGCAtaattttggtcaaatttttctctcttatttatatatttttttaaaacaaaataaaaagtaaaaaaattctgaagcaaaggtctttttttattattattattaaataatatttttctacataaaagtcattaaaaaaaaaaagtcattattatgaagaaaaagaattttttttaaaaaaaaatactaatcacATAAGATGTTATTACTTaggaaaaaatttatatacccctcaaactaccactcaattgacaacgtctcttctaaacttttaattgtgacaattttcttccaaaactatcaaaaattgtcaatgttctccctaatgacgaaactacccttagtaaaataaaaacaaaaaatactaaaacttctagaaaaaacctaaaactaaaataaataaataaaatctaaagggtggcaaatttaaaatttaaaaaaaaatccactgtataagaaaaaaattaaaaatttcttcttctttttttttgttatgaaaaatatttttttttataactttttaaaataaaaatttctgttttaaaaaaaaaattaacaattttcgtttaagaaaagaaaaaatttccgtttcttttaaataaaaatttctctttaaatacaaaatcgctttaaaaaaaaatcgtttttaaaaaaaaatacaaaaatcctttttaaaaaaaattaaaaattttcgtttaaaaataataataattttttttaaaaaaaaatctttctttttaaattaaaattttcgttttttttttaaaataataaaaatttatttattttatttatttattgaatttataggggtatttttgtcttattgagaaatacataaggtcatttttatctttttgctaggggtggcaaaattggtacctgacacgacccgattacgacccacgggtacccgttacacggtTAGCCTATatccagacacgacccgttaagctaaacgggtaatcgggtttgacacgattacgACACGAAAATAATCAGGTAACCTGACACGACCTGTTTTACctgtttaaaataaccgggcctaaacgggtagacacgactcgacacgacccgattaccctaaactataaaattttaaaaaaaaattaaaattcaaaattgtaataataatactaatacattaatatagtcaataaaaaaaattgagttctaagagattaaaggctttaataaagtaaccttaattgacaaattgacaaattgacaatctctatttaaaaaaaaaaaaaatttgaaagtaaccttaattgacaaattgtactccaaaataaattactaaactcataatttcacctaaacttaaaagttaaaagttaaaacaagtaagttcatttattaaaatagtccacttataatttagtcccacatgtaacaaaagtgttaaaaaattaatttgaacaaagatacaaattctcagacattttttttagcatccaaCCCTGGGCCAAGACTCAAAatttttgaattccatgagagccatagaagaccaagacccttatttaattgtgcaaatacatttatcaaaatatgtaatataatagaatagttataatttaagtgattttcattttagcaacGACAAGGTAAAGTACAGTAAAGTTTTTCTAAAGATCACAAGTTTGCTATCCGAAACAAACAATGGCATCAATGCTTAGGGAGTTCTTATTAGTAGACATTAGAATGGGTTAGGTTACTCGGAGGGTTACAGACGGGGTttgttcaaaaatcaaaatggtaAAGTTACTAAAGtaattgaaaacataaagaaaacGTGAGGTACAGAGGTATTGGCCGTCTGCGACTCTGCGAGgcaaaaaaaaagcaacaaaaaaaaaactgggtcTGGCGgccgacccgccagacccggatATTgtgcgggtcgacccgccagacacgaaatttccgggtcttaatcgggtagacccgattacgacccgaacccgattagcccaaacccaatacatttttttcgtgtcgtgttcgtgtcgggttcacgggtcgtgtcaaaattgccggcctaCTTTTTGCTAGTTTTaggagggacattgacaatgttttgataattttggtgggatattgtcacaatttatAGTTTGGGAcgtacattgtcaattaggtgatagtttgaggaggtatATGAACTTTACTTTattacttaagaaaaaaaataatttaaatactatttaaaaataaatttaatcaaaattatgccaaaaaaattgtGCCCTTCTCTTGTGccttttatcatttctctttacgACTTCCACCGCACCGGTGAGCAATTTGATTCGAAAACGTGGAGCACGAGGCGTGAAATTTTGGAAATGATGCCGACATTCATCTGAAATTGTTTGGTTGCCGGATATGGATGGGTTTCTGAAAATCTTGTCGCCTTTTGCGTAGTattgcatctttattttttatttcattttttgtaatAGTGTTGCATCTTTATGGTACCATGGAATATATGCTATATTATATCTTCTAATAGAAGagattctatttttcttttatgaaaattgCTACATATCATCGTAGAGCATCTCCTGCACATCTTTCATAGGGTTATTATGagttattttattctttcttaaaatacaacatttcacttaaaaaaaaaaaattatatactctTTAAGTTACTACTTAATTTATAATGttctttccaaatttttaattgagacACTATTTCACttctaaattatcaaaaaatgaccataaatattttgtcaataagacaaatattcttataaattcgaaagaaaaaaaaaatcatttaaaaaaaagattttttattataaatttccattttttatttttagctttagttcttttctttaaaaaaaaattattttcattttattaaatatatttttgtcattaaggAGGGCGCttaatttttgatagtttggaaaTGACATtgtcacaagtgaaatgaggatattatcaattgagtagtagtttgaagTTTGCGgacattccaaaaaaaaaaaagagaaatgattggtttCCATATTTTTTCATCTCATCTGACGAagcaaccattagatttgtggcaTTTTGTAGACCCCAAAAATTTAATTGTTGacctattgaatttgtagaagaaTATAGGAAAATATGAGgaaattattgacaccaatcatttctaaaaaaaaatatatatatatataggttttaaAAAGGAATTAttcatatcaatattttttccatctttttttcacctcatcttacaaatttaatatatcaactattagatttgtggactcatgtaAATTCtgcacaaattcaatagtaaattcattcattcacaATGGAGATTAGGCTGGGCTTGGGTTGGATCAAGGCGGGGCGGGTATTGGGGGTACCTGCTACCCGACCCGCATGTTGCAGGTAGTAAAATATAGACCCGAGACCCAGCTAAAATGAGTAATATCCACAGGATCTCGGGTTTTGCAGGGCGGGGCGGGTGCTGCGGGTTAGAGTGGTTTTGTCATGACTCTTGGTTCCCATTCATGAAAGAGGTCTAGGGAGAGAAATAAACCTGGATCGTGGTATGTGGAGGTGGGAGCAGCGCAACAGGCTGTGGTTTGAGGAGGTGGAGCGACGGCGCAAACgagagacggagagagagagagccgctaacaagagagagaacaaaccagaaagagacgagagagagaagatgagCTAGATGAGAGAAAGCAAGAGACTGAGTGAgcagatgagagagagaaagagagaggggggggcTAAAGAaattattagggtttttttttatactcaagcggggcggggcgggtacccgcagtcccaaatttttttaactcgAAACCCGCCCCGCCGTCGCACGGGTTGGAAGAAATCCAACCtgttttctcaacaaaaaaaaacactaaacctGTGTGGATCGGGGCAGGTTTTGTGTGTTGGGAGGGTATTTGCCCACCTTTAATGGAGAAggttaaaaaatggttaaaaaataaaatgaattctaCATTCCTCGGTTTTTAACCGCTGAAAAACCTTTTTTGGCGTTTAATTCCTAGCATGTAGCATAAGCCGCATATGGTATCCCCAGGAAAGTTAATTTTTCGACACATACAATTatgccaagaaagaaagaacttCTTGGCACATAATTTATGTGCCATCCTAGCATTAGATTTATAAGACAGGAAGTCCGATAAAACTTTCTTGGACTAAGGCCTATCGCCAAGATATGTTGTTGcctatttaaaataattgattatACTGGAATTTAGTATAATCAAGatttttaaaacatgttaaaataatCACTAATAGACAATATTCATTACGTACACTATAACTGATGAAAATCATGAGAACTCATATCCTTAAATCATCGTAAactagtttaaaaaaaaaaaaaaaaaaaaaatgcaatctgGTCAATCCCATAGACAGCAACAagttagaaaaataagaagttAGATTTTGATAGACAACAACAACACataaccaaaaaagaaacatgGCAAATCCTATCTCCAACGTGTAACCCTGTCTTGTTTGGTAAGTCCATAAAAGCCATGTCCTCGATCATCTTTGAGCCCAACTGAAGCAATAATATAATGAATATCAATGATGTATCATAAGGCATATAATTTACCAAAGCATCTATATATAGCAATATATATCAGTCATCAAGACACATCCAAATGCCACGACGATATAATACAAGGCTTCTTGAAGTGAAAACAGCCCAAACAAAGACACATCTTCCTCCACAAAGGAAAATCAGGGCAGTAGACCATGCACACACAATTAAATTGGTAATTTCCAAAGGagtaaaaatcaatcttatttgacaaaaataTGATATGTTCTATCACACACAAAAATATGACACAATTATGAAATGACAAAGAGCATAAGATATGTTTTACACAAAATtcttatttgacaaaaattatACTCTTGCAACTTTAGAGCCCCACAAGATGGCATGGTAATGAAGTACTAGCTAGCAAATTTACAAAagggtgaaggaaaaaaaaaattgtgattctCTCAAGTCGATCTCAACACTAGGCGAGAGCTCACATGATTCTTTATGTCGTGGATGACTTATATTTCACAAGTCTTATGGTAGGCCCCAATCATTTATTACttgcttttctctctttctcatgcaTTTTGTCTCACCCAGCAGCTTTCTTCATGAAGAAGTATTTTGCTTCCTTAATCATATAGCGACTAACAACACTGACTGCCTATGAAATATCTGGATGAGTGCACACCATAACATACATGATGCTCCCAACTACACTAGAGTAAGGAACATGTGACATgaactgctcctcctcctcattCTGCAATGCTAACGCTGCTGAGAGTCTGAAATGAGTGACAAGCGGAGTACTCATTGATTTAGAATTCCAAATACCAAAGCGTTcaagtactttttttatgtACTTTTTCTGTGACAAGTACAACTTTCCCGTTGTTCTTTCCCTGTGAATCTCCATCCCTAGGATTTTCTTTGCAGCACCCAAATCATTCATTTCAAACTCATCTCTCAATAGAGATTTCAATCTCTTAACCTCTAACATGTTTTTAACAGCAATaagcatgtcatccacatagagcaacaactaaacaaaagaaccaTTTGACAATTTCCTGTAATATATATAGCTATCATAACCACTTCTTGTGTAACCATGCCCAACCATAAAGCTATCAAAGCGCTTGTACCACTGTCTTGTAGATTGTTTCGAACCATAGATCGAGTAATCTACTCAACTTACAAACATTACCTTCAACAACAAACCCCTCTGGCTTATACATGTAAATCGTTTCCTCAAGCTCACCGTGTAGAAATACTgttttcacatcaagttgctCAAGCTCCAAATCAAATAAAGCAACCGTGGCAAGCAACTTGTGAATAGAACTATGTTTTACAATAGGAGAGAAAATTTCATTGAAGTTCATACTTTATCATTGACTATAGCCCTTTTCCACCAAGCGTGCCTTGAACCTTGCATCTTCAACCCCTAGgatctcttcctttttcttgaagacCCATTTGCAACCGACAACCTAAGTGCCCTTAGGCAATTTCACAAATTCCTATGTCTGGTTCTTATGAAGAGACTCAATCTCCTCATTCATGGCAACAACCCATTGTGCAAACTCACTACTTGTGATAGCTTCTAAGTAAGTGGAAGGCTCCTGGACTGCAGTGTCCTCTGCCACAATAAGTACATACGCTACCAAATCTACATAGCCATATCTTTGAGGTGGCCTAATTTGGCTCCTTTGTCTACTAGCTGCAATACTAGTCTCTTACTCTTCTTGTGGATCATCAGTATTCAAATTGGAATCATGGCCATCTGTAATGGGTTGATCTTGAATGCTATCTTGCACCTTGTGTGAAGCCTCCACTTGAAGCCCAACCTTCTTGCTTTGACCCTGCTCTTTTGTTTCAGGAACAATAAACTCCTTTCTCAGGTGAAGCATGATAGattcatcaaatacaacatctCTAATGACTATAAACTTAGGTGATTTAGGATCAGAACACCACAATCTATATCATTTCACCCCATCTGCGTAGCCTAGATATATACATTTCTTTGACCTAGGCTCAAGCTTTCCATCATTCACATGACAATAAGTAGAACTACCAAAAGTTTTCAAAATTGAATTATCAGCAGAAGTACCAGATCATACCTCATAAGGAGTTTTGCAATCAATGGCTATTGAGGAAGAACGGTTGATGAAATAGCAAGCAGTATTGACCGCCTCGGCCCAAAATTATTTAGACAACCCGACATTCGAAAGAATGCAACGTGCTTTATCCAAAAGAGTCTTGTTCATCCACTTAGCAACCCCATTCTACTATGGAGTATGACTAACTGTGCGGTtctcaagttcaagcattgcttggacttAATTGGTGTATGTAGTTTGTGATTACCCTTAGGGGTGTTGGAGGACACATAATAAGGAGATTTGTGTTGAGGACTTGacgaaattcaagtcaaggtggagatttgtcATGGATGACTTGTATTTCATAAATCTTGTGGTTGGCCCCAATCATTTATGACttgcttttctctctttcacatgcattttgTTTCACCCAGCCGCTTTCTTCATGAGGAAGTATTTTGCTTCCTTAATTGTAAAGCACTTTGACCGCCTCAACCGAATATTTATATTGAATCCTCGCATTCGGTTATTTGGTTTAGAGGGGCTGCAACTCTAGTGTGAGAGGACAATAGCTCTTGTTCACTGGCAGGTAGTGAAATAAATACTTTGTTATTTACGGAGCGCTACAGATGTTGGTTTAGTATTTGATAGAAACAATGATATTAGTTCCAGTGTCATTAGGTACGTTGACTCAGATTATGCCGGTGATCTAGATAAGAGAAGATCTTtgacaggttttgttttcactctcAGAAAGGTGACATTACATTACAGTCAATAATTGTAACACCCCACACCATTGACACAtaatcactacaagaaattagctCATTAGCCGCgacccaaagtcgccgctaatgagaaaaatgtcgccgctatttatcAATAGCAACGACCCTTGGATGCTACTCAGTTGCCGGTACTAATCCGACACTGATGCTCAATAACGGCGACCTttggagtcgccgctaatgacccctcattagcggcgatgctaataacattttttttgttgccaCAAAAAAGGTTGAAATGGGCCATGTGTCACCGCTGAAGATGGTCAGTAGCGGCAACAACAATGTCGACGCTATTTaattataacaataaaaaaaagaaagaaagtagcgGCAACAAAAATGTCGCCTCTACTGATGGTCAGTAGTGGCGACATTTTTTGTCGCcactttttaattataacaataaaaaaatcattagcggcaacctcaatgaaaaaaaaaaaaaaaaaccgcttATAATAGATGGTGTTATATAGCAGTTATGGGAACTAcatcaag
This window encodes:
- the LOC132178772 gene encoding UDP-glycosyltransferase 92A1-like yields the protein MGSDEHIVMLPYMAHGHLIPFLALARQIQRRTGFTITIANTALNIQYLRSTISTDSNSSFRFAELPFCSSDYDLPPNTENTENLPLNKIVNLFHASLSLKDPLRRLVGDIIDKEGRPPICIISDVFFGWAVDVAKSVGTVNVTFATGGAYGTMAYISLWRNLPHRSTDSDEFPMPGFPESYRFHRSQLHQFLRAADGADMWSRFMQPQISHCLESCGWLCNSVEEIEPFGLQLLRKYLKLPVWTIYKHPSSSSRSSISRQRAGKEPGLAPEKCIEWLDLQSPDSVLYISFGSQNTIGASQMMELAIGLEESGKAFIWVIRPPLGFDLNGGFRTEWLPEGFEERMRESKRGLLVRNWAPQLDILSHKSTGAFLSHCGWNSVLESLSQGVPIIGWPMAAEQAYNSKMLVEEMGLSVELSRGIQGVLVGEEVKRVIELVMEREGKGEGMRKKAAEVKEQILSAVRDEGEERGSSVKALDDFVRTILSKRTEQSTMLNLGTNI